The following coding sequences are from one Rattus norvegicus strain BN/NHsdMcwi chromosome 11, GRCr8, whole genome shotgun sequence window:
- the Retnlg gene encoding resistin-like gamma precursor: MKTAICSLLICIFLLQLMVPVNTDGTLESIVEQKVKELLAHRDNCPSTVTKTLSCTSVKATGRLASCPPGMAVTGCACGYACGSWDIRDGTTCHCQCAVMDWATARCCQLS, encoded by the exons ATGAAGACTGCAATCTGTTCCCTTCTCATCTGCATCTTTCTTCTCCAGCTGATGGTCCCAGTGAATACTGATGGAACCTTAGAGTCTATTGTGGAGCAAAAGGTCAAGGAACTTCTTGCCCATCGAG ATAACTGTCCCTCCACTGTAACGAAGACTCTCTCCTGCACTAGTGTCAAGGCTACAGGCAGATTGGCCTCCTGTCCTCCTG GAATGGCTGTCACTGGATGTGCTTGTGGCTATGCCTGTGGATCTTGGGATATCCGGGATGGAACTACTTGCCACTGCCAGTGCGCAGTCATGGATTGGGCCACTGCCCGCTGCTGCCAACTGTCCTAA